A portion of the Burkholderia sp. GAS332 genome contains these proteins:
- a CDS encoding cyclopropane-fatty-acyl-phospholipid synthase, with product MSLSTTGQTMPPPSPVEAGDGWLIQRCERGWLPDSLIRFGMRQLMRQRLRDEAIDNGELRAQRLNRLLDDLRASPIAIETQAANTQHYEVPASFFHAHLGPHLKYSCCLYPTGNETLAQAEVAMLERYAERAELADGQRILDLGCGWGSLALWLAAHYPRAQIVALSNSHGQRAFIEARAAERGLHNLSVVTGNVVDFEFDDAQLGGGFNRVVSIEMFEHMKNYGLLLGKISRWMRDEAKLFVHIFVHRTLAYHFQVQDGSDWMSKYFFTGGTMPSEALLLNFQDDLRMERQWWVSGTHYERTANQWLAALDAARDRVMPMLVDTYGARDAAVWLQRWRMFYMAVAELFGYANGNEWGVGHYRFVKREPVPRYDRKEANFTEHVVA from the coding sequence ATGAGTCTTTCCACCACCGGCCAAACGATGCCGCCGCCGTCGCCCGTTGAGGCAGGTGATGGCTGGTTGATCCAGCGCTGCGAACGCGGCTGGTTGCCCGACAGCCTGATCCGTTTCGGCATGCGTCAACTGATGCGCCAGCGTTTGCGCGACGAAGCGATCGATAACGGCGAGTTGCGTGCGCAACGGCTCAACCGTTTGCTGGACGACTTGCGCGCGAGTCCGATTGCCATCGAAACCCAGGCTGCCAACACGCAGCACTACGAGGTGCCGGCGTCGTTCTTCCATGCGCATCTCGGACCGCATCTGAAGTATTCGTGCTGTCTGTACCCGACCGGCAATGAGACGCTCGCACAAGCCGAAGTCGCGATGCTCGAGCGGTATGCCGAACGCGCGGAACTGGCCGATGGTCAGCGGATTCTCGATCTCGGTTGCGGGTGGGGCTCGTTGGCTTTGTGGCTGGCGGCGCATTATCCGCGCGCGCAGATCGTCGCGCTATCGAATTCGCATGGACAGCGCGCGTTCATCGAGGCGCGTGCGGCGGAGCGCGGCTTGCACAACCTCTCGGTGGTCACGGGCAATGTCGTCGATTTCGAATTCGACGACGCGCAGCTTGGCGGCGGCTTCAATCGCGTGGTGTCGATCGAGATGTTCGAACATATGAAGAACTATGGGCTGCTGCTCGGCAAAATTTCGCGCTGGATGCGCGACGAGGCGAAGTTGTTCGTGCATATCTTCGTGCATCGCACGCTGGCGTATCACTTCCAGGTGCAGGACGGTAGCGACTGGATGTCGAAGTACTTTTTCACGGGTGGCACCATGCCGTCCGAAGCGCTTTTGCTGAACTTCCAGGACGATCTGCGGATGGAGCGTCAGTGGTGGGTGAGCGGCACGCATTACGAGCGCACAGCGAATCAATGGCTTGCCGCTCTCGATGCGGCGCGTGATCGCGTGATGCCCATGCTCGTGGATACATATGGCGCGCGCGATGCGGCTGTGTGGCTTCAACGGTGGCGGATGTTCTACATGGCCGTGGCCGAGTTGTTCGGCTACGCGAACGGGAATGAGTGGGGCGTGGGACACTATCGGTTTGTGAAGCGCGAACCCGTGCCAAGGTATGACCGCAAGGAAGCAAATTTTACTGAACACGTTGTTGCATGA
- a CDS encoding Rubredoxin, with the protein MYKKGVAVEIQFSPERLNDGAGDPYWIDLTQVEAQRLLESLQARLAESSVGTAAPLVVSLDETPASQAIAAPQAAVDSAASADDFKQWVCVICGWIYDEAAGLPEEGIAPGTCWADVPADWRCPLCDVGKEDFALVEF; encoded by the coding sequence ATGTACAAGAAGGGCGTAGCCGTAGAAATTCAGTTTTCCCCCGAACGGCTCAACGACGGCGCCGGCGATCCGTACTGGATCGATTTGACGCAGGTTGAAGCGCAACGGCTGCTGGAGAGTCTGCAGGCACGCCTGGCTGAGAGCAGTGTAGGCACCGCCGCGCCGTTGGTCGTGAGCCTCGATGAGACGCCGGCGTCGCAAGCGATCGCTGCTCCGCAGGCAGCGGTAGACAGCGCGGCCTCGGCGGACGACTTCAAACAATGGGTCTGCGTGATCTGTGGCTGGATCTACGATGAAGCCGCCGGCTTGCCGGAAGAGGGCATCGCGCCGGGCACCTGCTGGGCAGATGTCCCGGCCGACTGGCGTTGCCCACTGTGCGACGTGGGCAAGGAAGATTTTGCCTTGGTCGAGTTTTAA
- a CDS encoding Ribosomal protein S18 acetylase RimI: MSEAIQIRPVTPDDFDAWLPLWDAYNAFYGRAGESALPREITRVTWGRFFDSYEPMHAIVAERNGQLLGLVHFLYHRHTTMIAPTCYLQDLYTLESERGKGVGRALIEAVYARAKADGLQRVYWQTHETNHTAMKLYDKVAEHSGFVVYRKAL; this comes from the coding sequence ATGTCCGAAGCGATTCAAATCCGCCCCGTCACGCCCGACGACTTCGACGCCTGGCTGCCGCTGTGGGACGCCTACAACGCGTTCTACGGCCGCGCGGGCGAATCGGCATTGCCGCGCGAGATCACACGGGTCACGTGGGGGCGTTTCTTCGACAGCTACGAACCGATGCACGCGATAGTCGCCGAACGCAACGGCCAGTTGCTCGGCCTCGTGCACTTCCTGTATCACCGTCACACGACCATGATCGCGCCAACATGTTATCTGCAAGATCTCTACACATTGGAGTCAGAGCGCGGCAAAGGTGTCGGCCGTGCGCTAATCGAAGCCGTGTATGCACGGGCCAAGGCTGACGGTTTACAGCGGGTCTACTGGCAAACGCATGAGACGAATCACACGGCGATGAAGCTGTACGACAAGGTCGCGGAGCACTCCGGCTTCGTGGTGTACCGCAAGGCGTTGTAA
- a CDS encoding Glycosyltransferase, catalytic subunit of cellulose synthase and poly-beta-1,6-N-acetylglucosamine synthase, giving the protein MKNTLEQALALASPRILPRPTTLLSTLIHFSVVVLWLLLFARAFFLQGLVAWSTGIAYVVYDTLLLAFVTWKTLPLMRPTPPLEPDFDARSLPSMGVIVASHNEATVLPVTLAALLRQTHGPAQIVIADDGSTDATQTLLTERFGLAAAADGVLSAPSSLYPNLYWLRVPHGGKARALNAAITVMTTDTVMTVDADTLLDDDATYAMRAAFASEPKLVAAAGILVPVCGKSVSGRVFQWFQTYEYMRNFIARFAWMRADSLLLISGAFASFKRDALVDVGGFDPQCLVEDYELIHRLRRYSVDHGLGWDVRVVGDAHAHTDAPDNLGSFLRQRRRWFAGFLQTQYWNRDMTGNPRYGTMGMLMLPVKAIDTMQPIYGLTAFALLLGFLFEGHGAIVVSIFSVIGLKTAIDLAFYLWCIHLYRRWTGKRTGSSLWMAVLAAIAEPFTFQLVRHVGALLGWLHFLRGGRSWGVQRRSGLVTHDES; this is encoded by the coding sequence TTGAAGAACACTCTGGAACAGGCGCTCGCCCTCGCATCCCCGCGCATACTGCCGCGTCCCACTACGCTGCTGAGCACGCTGATTCATTTCAGCGTCGTCGTGTTGTGGCTGCTGCTGTTCGCGCGCGCGTTCTTTCTGCAAGGCCTGGTGGCGTGGTCGACGGGGATCGCGTACGTCGTGTACGACACGTTGCTGCTCGCGTTCGTCACGTGGAAAACGCTGCCGCTGATGCGGCCGACGCCGCCGCTCGAGCCGGATTTCGACGCGCGCAGCTTGCCGAGCATGGGGGTGATCGTCGCGTCGCATAACGAGGCGACGGTGTTGCCGGTCACGCTCGCTGCGCTGCTGCGCCAGACACATGGCCCGGCGCAGATCGTGATCGCCGACGACGGCTCCACCGATGCCACCCAGACGCTGCTCACCGAACGCTTCGGTCTGGCCGCGGCAGCCGACGGTGTACTGAGCGCACCGAGTTCGCTTTATCCGAATCTTTACTGGCTGCGCGTGCCGCATGGTGGCAAGGCCCGTGCGCTGAACGCCGCTATCACGGTCATGACCACCGACACCGTGATGACCGTCGACGCCGACACACTGCTTGACGACGACGCCACCTACGCGATGCGCGCCGCCTTCGCGAGCGAGCCGAAGCTGGTCGCGGCGGCCGGCATTCTGGTGCCGGTCTGCGGCAAATCGGTTTCGGGCCGCGTGTTCCAGTGGTTCCAGACCTATGAGTACATGCGCAACTTCATCGCCCGCTTTGCATGGATGCGCGCCGACAGTCTGCTGCTGATCTCAGGCGCCTTCGCGTCGTTCAAGCGCGACGCGCTGGTCGATGTGGGCGGCTTCGATCCGCAGTGTCTGGTTGAAGACTACGAACTGATTCATCGGCTGCGCCGCTACTCGGTGGATCATGGTCTCGGCTGGGACGTGCGGGTGGTCGGCGACGCCCATGCGCATACCGATGCGCCGGACAACCTCGGCAGTTTCCTGCGGCAGCGCCGTCGCTGGTTTGCGGGCTTCCTGCAAACCCAATACTGGAATCGCGACATGACCGGCAATCCGCGCTACGGCACGATGGGCATGCTGATGCTGCCGGTCAAGGCCATCGATACGATGCAGCCGATCTACGGGTTGACCGCCTTTGCGCTGCTGCTCGGGTTTCTGTTCGAGGGGCATGGCGCGATCGTCGTGTCGATTTTCAGCGTGATCGGCCTCAAAACGGCAATCGACCTCGCGTTCTATCTGTGGTGTATCCATCTCTACCGTCGCTGGACCGGCAAGCGCACCGGCTCCAGTTTGTGGATGGCGGTGCTCGCGGCGATCGCCGAGCCGTTCACGTTCCAGCTGGTGCGGCATGTTGGCGCCCTGCTCGGCTGGCTGCATTTCCTGCGTGGCGGCCGTTCGTGGGGCGTGCAACGCCGCTCCGGCCTCGTGACGCACGACGAAAGTTAG
- a CDS encoding Steroid 5-alpha reductase family enzyme, giving the protein MPPLAAAVIALVGLVVIFSAVWAWQLKTANAGMVDPVWAYSLGLVAVLYAALSDGDPVSRALTALGGLVWGARLGTHLWKRNAGKPEDARYRRFREEWGDKAASKMFWFFQVQVAVSMLLSIAFLVPSYRSRPAATGWIVLAVVLWIVSVVGEGAADRQLRRFTQDPANHNTVCRVGLWRYSRHPNYFFECVHWFAYIALSIGTPWVWFTLLPPVLMAFLLLKLSGIPLLEASMAKRRAGYAEYMRTTSALIPWPPRR; this is encoded by the coding sequence ATGCCACCACTTGCCGCTGCCGTGATCGCCCTGGTTGGGCTCGTCGTGATCTTCAGCGCCGTCTGGGCGTGGCAATTGAAGACCGCGAACGCTGGCATGGTCGATCCGGTCTGGGCCTATTCGCTAGGCTTGGTCGCGGTGCTCTACGCCGCGCTCAGCGACGGCGACCCGGTGTCGCGTGCGCTGACTGCGCTGGGCGGTCTGGTTTGGGGCGCCCGGCTCGGAACGCATCTGTGGAAACGCAATGCCGGCAAGCCCGAAGACGCGCGCTATCGCCGCTTCCGTGAAGAATGGGGCGACAAGGCCGCCAGCAAGATGTTCTGGTTTTTCCAGGTGCAAGTCGCGGTCTCGATGTTGTTGTCGATCGCCTTCCTGGTGCCGTCGTACCGGAGCCGTCCGGCGGCCACCGGCTGGATCGTGCTGGCGGTCGTGCTGTGGATCGTCTCGGTAGTCGGCGAAGGCGCCGCGGACCGGCAACTCAGGCGCTTCACGCAGGATCCGGCCAATCACAACACCGTGTGCCGCGTCGGCTTGTGGCGCTATTCGCGGCATCCGAATTACTTCTTTGAATGTGTGCATTGGTTTGCTTATATCGCGTTGTCGATCGGTACGCCGTGGGTATGGTTCACGTTGTTACCGCCGGTGCTGATGGCGTTTTTATTGTTGAAGCTCTCCGGCATCCCACTGCTCGAAGCAAGCATGGCTAAACGGCGTGCCGGTTACGCCGAGTACATGCGCACTACCAGCGCGTTGATTCCGTGGCCGCCACGGCGTTGA
- a CDS encoding Lysophospholipase, alpha-beta hydrolase superfamily → MSTELHAVMPVVVFCVGLAVMAVALWKGGPKQPPPLASINEPFKSVDTSDLPPIERYTARDKAALAYRRYPNRLTVVRGSAVLIHGSSASGVSLHTLAKALAAAGYDVYVPDMRGHGDSGKKGTIAYIGQLEDDLSDFLDAVQPAGPRTLVGFSAGGGFALRFAGDARQLAFDRYVLLAPFLHQDAPTTRPSVGGWVNVGLPRVSVLVILNTLRITLFNHLPTVAYALSPEAAAKLTPQYSYNLMQNFRPHENYRADIRAMRQPVEVLVGADDEAFHAEKFAGVFAEAGRVVPVTIVPGVGHIGLTLDAAAVAAIVAAVSEHVGEVALS, encoded by the coding sequence ATGAGTACTGAGCTGCATGCGGTGATGCCGGTTGTCGTCTTCTGTGTGGGCCTCGCCGTCATGGCGGTGGCGCTTTGGAAGGGCGGTCCCAAACAGCCGCCGCCGCTCGCGTCGATCAACGAACCTTTCAAGTCGGTCGATACTTCCGATTTACCTCCCATTGAACGCTACACCGCACGCGACAAGGCGGCGCTCGCGTATCGGCGTTATCCGAACCGGCTAACTGTGGTGCGGGGCAGCGCGGTGCTGATTCACGGTTCGTCGGCGAGTGGCGTGAGTCTGCATACCCTCGCGAAGGCGCTTGCCGCGGCCGGTTACGACGTCTACGTGCCCGACATGCGTGGGCACGGCGACTCGGGCAAGAAAGGCACGATCGCGTATATCGGCCAGCTCGAAGACGATCTGAGCGACTTTCTCGATGCGGTACAACCGGCCGGACCGCGCACACTGGTCGGCTTCTCGGCGGGTGGCGGCTTCGCGCTGCGGTTCGCGGGGGATGCGCGGCAGCTGGCATTCGACCGCTACGTGCTGCTTGCGCCGTTCCTTCATCAGGACGCGCCGACCACGCGGCCTTCCGTCGGTGGGTGGGTGAACGTCGGGTTGCCACGCGTGAGCGTGCTGGTGATCCTCAACACGCTGCGCATCACGCTGTTCAATCACCTGCCGACCGTGGCCTATGCCCTGTCGCCCGAGGCGGCGGCCAAGCTCACGCCGCAGTACTCGTACAACCTGATGCAGAACTTCCGTCCGCATGAGAATTACCGCGCGGATATCCGCGCGATGCGGCAGCCGGTTGAAGTGCTGGTTGGCGCGGATGACGAGGCGTTTCACGCCGAGAAATTTGCGGGGGTCTTTGCGGAAGCGGGGCGGGTGGTGCCGGTCACGATCGTGCCTGGCGTGGGGCATATCGGGTTGACGCTCGATGCGGCCGCCGTTGCCGCGATTGTGGCGGCGGTGTCTGAGCATGTCGGCGAGGTGGCGCTTTCGTAG
- a CDS encoding Permease of the drug/metabolite transporter (DMT) superfamily, which translates to MPTRFNAAFTALLAAALFGATTPLAKALLGSLSPFLLAGLFYLGSGTGLAAVILARRLKGHAEGQPVSHNRFPVREVPWLAGAIVAGGVAGPALLMLGLKTTPAATGSLLLNLEGVFTALIAWIGFRENVDIQVFLGMAAIVAGGVALSWQPGAAGLPPGTLLLAGACACWAVDNNLTRKVSTHDAMFIACIKGLVAGSVNVTLALTLGAAWPKATTVALAMLTGFAGYGVSLVLFVVALRNLGTARTGAYFSVAPLFGVTLSWLLWPEMPPPLFWVAAALMTLGVWLHIRERHEHPHTHQPLDHTHRHRHDAHHQHEHDFAWDGDEPHTHPHSHAPITHAHAHFPDIHHRHTH; encoded by the coding sequence ATGCCGACTCGCTTCAACGCAGCTTTCACCGCCCTGCTCGCCGCCGCCTTGTTCGGCGCGACCACCCCGCTCGCCAAGGCGCTGCTGGGGTCGCTGTCGCCGTTTCTGCTGGCCGGACTGTTCTATCTCGGCAGCGGCACCGGCCTTGCCGCCGTGATTCTGGCGCGCCGCCTGAAAGGTCACGCAGAAGGGCAGCCAGTCAGTCACAACCGCTTCCCGGTGCGCGAGGTCCCGTGGCTCGCCGGCGCGATCGTGGCCGGCGGTGTCGCAGGCCCGGCGTTGTTGATGCTGGGTCTGAAGACGACACCGGCCGCCACCGGTTCGCTGCTGCTGAATCTCGAAGGGGTCTTTACCGCGCTGATCGCGTGGATCGGGTTTCGCGAGAACGTCGACATTCAGGTGTTCCTGGGCATGGCCGCGATCGTCGCGGGCGGCGTGGCCTTGTCGTGGCAGCCCGGCGCGGCCGGCCTGCCGCCCGGCACGCTGCTGTTGGCCGGCGCCTGCGCGTGCTGGGCGGTCGACAACAATCTCACGCGCAAGGTGTCGACTCACGACGCCATGTTCATTGCTTGCATAAAAGGGCTCGTGGCCGGTTCGGTCAACGTGACGCTCGCACTCACCCTTGGCGCCGCATGGCCCAAGGCTACGACCGTCGCGCTCGCCATGCTGACGGGGTTCGCGGGCTACGGCGTCAGTCTCGTGCTGTTCGTCGTCGCGCTGCGCAATCTCGGCACCGCGCGTACCGGCGCCTATTTCTCGGTCGCGCCACTATTTGGCGTGACCCTGTCGTGGCTGCTGTGGCCGGAGATGCCGCCACCGCTGTTCTGGGTGGCCGCTGCCCTGATGACGCTGGGTGTCTGGCTGCACATCCGCGAACGTCACGAGCATCCGCACACGCACCAGCCACTGGACCACACGCATCGCCACCGGCACGACGCGCACCACCAGCACGAGCACGATTTCGCGTGGGACGGCGACGAGCCGCACACCCATCCGCATTCCCATGCGCCGATCACGCATGCGCACGCGCATTTCCCGGATATTCATCACCGGCATACGCATTGA
- a CDS encoding sarcosine oxidase — protein MRVTIVGAGIAGLSTAWSLAKLGHDITLIEQGSIPNPLAASGDRHRMIRRAYGDADGYARSMAEAFDSWDLLWNDLGVSHYANCGVLGISQREGDDAELYRAGLDRMKFDYERLDPREAAERYPFLDPATFRYAYLDHDGGALFSERIAHDMKAWLKMRGAEIRTHAKVLEVDAHAASVRIEDDTIIRADRLVVAAGAWTLQLFPALAENLVTYRNAVAYMEPPVDLADAWSNAPAILDIGGDSGGYVLPPGDGIGLKFGAGVHKSRAPDPDANRVAAPGEGDSLRRLFSPPLSRVDEYTVTEVKTCIYTFTADSRFFSKRLGNTLVVSACSGHGYKFGAAVGRRVAQALDTDDDAMLSRWLRAETV, from the coding sequence ATGCGGGTGACAATCGTAGGCGCGGGTATTGCCGGCTTGAGCACAGCGTGGTCGCTCGCGAAGCTGGGACACGACATCACACTGATCGAACAGGGCTCGATTCCGAATCCACTCGCCGCCTCGGGCGACCGCCATCGCATGATCCGTCGCGCCTATGGCGATGCCGACGGCTATGCACGCAGCATGGCCGAAGCGTTCGACAGTTGGGATCTGCTGTGGAATGACCTGGGCGTATCCCACTATGCGAACTGCGGCGTGCTCGGCATTTCACAGCGCGAAGGCGATGACGCCGAGCTATACCGCGCCGGCCTCGACCGGATGAAATTCGACTATGAACGGCTCGACCCGCGCGAAGCGGCCGAGCGCTATCCGTTTCTCGATCCCGCCACGTTTCGCTACGCCTACCTCGATCACGATGGCGGCGCGCTGTTCAGCGAACGCATCGCCCACGACATGAAAGCGTGGCTCAAGATGCGCGGCGCCGAGATCCGCACCCACGCCAAGGTGCTCGAGGTCGACGCGCACGCGGCCTCCGTGCGCATCGAGGACGACACCATCATTCGCGCCGACCGGCTCGTGGTCGCTGCCGGCGCGTGGACGCTGCAACTGTTCCCCGCGCTTGCTGAAAATCTGGTGACTTATCGCAACGCGGTCGCCTATATGGAGCCGCCCGTGGATCTGGCGGACGCATGGTCGAATGCACCCGCTATCCTCGATATCGGCGGCGATAGTGGCGGCTACGTGTTACCGCCGGGCGACGGCATTGGTCTGAAGTTCGGCGCCGGCGTGCACAAATCACGTGCACCCGATCCTGACGCCAATCGTGTCGCGGCGCCCGGAGAAGGCGACAGTCTGCGCCGGTTGTTTTCACCGCCGCTCAGCCGCGTCGACGAATATACGGTGACCGAAGTAAAGACTTGCATCTACACGTTTACTGCGGACAGCCGTTTTTTCTCGAAGCGCCTCGGCAACACGCTGGTGGTATCGGCATGCTCGGGCCACGGCTATAAATTCGGTGCGGCTGTCGGACGCCGGGTCGCGCAAGCACTGGATACCGATGACGACGCCATGCTCTCGCGTTGGCTCAGGGCGGAAACGGTCTAG
- a CDS encoding transcriptional regulator, GntR family, which produces MDYGLLMSNVERAMGGRKLTQQDLLYESLRRAILDGDIRNGSRLLATRALAEQLGIARNSVLYAYERLTDEGFITASRHGSIVSMVSGSGTSNAAASGGVQTPENRLSRRVADLPRERTSPDDPTPFRPGVPALDEFPLAQWRASMERAWRSVEPRELGYGNNAGHPALRRSIAEYVRVSRGVRCSAEQVFITSGTQASLDLCACMLADPGDSVWVEDPGYHGAKAAFQAAGLKLVPIPVDAAGMAPTPDHWDQTPPRLMYITPSHQYPLGSVLSLERRWSIIENAVARGAWIIEDDYDSELRHSGPPLPSIQGLAADTPVIYLGTFSKTMFPALRMGFMVVPAHLVADIDEALSEIARQGRVAEQIALADFIDSGKYARHLRRMRRLYQQRRTALVNAIERHMGDLVTVSSDGGGIHLTMRLDAPLRDQDVSAVTRAHGLHIAALSAFCQPPAQDAAHYNGFMLGYAGIKPHEADALVVRLAAVLRELDHERRIVMNKAS; this is translated from the coding sequence TTGGACTACGGCCTGTTGATGTCGAACGTCGAGCGCGCAATGGGTGGCCGCAAGCTCACGCAGCAGGATTTGCTCTACGAGAGTCTGCGCCGTGCGATCCTCGATGGCGATATCCGCAACGGCAGCCGGCTTCTTGCTACGCGAGCGCTCGCCGAACAATTGGGCATTGCGCGCAACTCGGTGCTCTACGCCTACGAACGGCTCACCGACGAGGGCTTCATCACGGCGAGCCGGCATGGTTCCATCGTCAGCATGGTGAGCGGTTCCGGTACTTCGAACGCCGCAGCAAGCGGCGGCGTGCAGACGCCTGAAAATCGCCTGTCGCGCCGCGTCGCCGATCTGCCGCGCGAGCGCACAAGCCCTGACGACCCCACGCCGTTTCGTCCCGGCGTGCCCGCGCTCGATGAATTTCCGCTCGCGCAATGGCGTGCCTCAATGGAGCGCGCATGGCGCTCAGTCGAACCGCGCGAACTCGGTTACGGCAACAACGCCGGTCACCCGGCATTGCGCCGCTCGATTGCGGAATACGTGCGCGTTTCGCGCGGTGTGCGGTGTTCGGCGGAGCAGGTGTTTATCACCTCGGGAACGCAGGCGAGTCTTGATCTATGCGCGTGCATGCTGGCCGACCCCGGCGACAGCGTCTGGGTCGAGGACCCCGGCTATCACGGCGCGAAGGCTGCGTTTCAGGCCGCTGGTTTGAAACTGGTGCCGATTCCCGTCGATGCCGCCGGGATGGCACCGACGCCCGATCACTGGGACCAGACGCCGCCACGCCTGATGTACATCACGCCTTCGCATCAATATCCGCTCGGCAGCGTGTTGAGCCTGGAGCGGCGCTGGTCGATCATCGAGAACGCGGTGGCGCGCGGCGCCTGGATCATCGAAGACGACTACGACAGCGAGCTGCGCCACAGCGGTCCGCCGTTGCCGTCGATCCAGGGGCTCGCGGCCGACACGCCGGTGATTTACCTCGGCACCTTCAGCAAGACGATGTTTCCGGCGCTGCGGATGGGCTTTATGGTCGTGCCGGCGCACCTCGTCGCAGATATCGACGAGGCGCTCAGCGAAATCGCGCGGCAAGGGCGCGTGGCTGAACAGATCGCGTTGGCGGATTTCATCGATAGTGGGAAATATGCGCGGCATCTGCGGCGCATGCGGCGTCTTTATCAGCAGCGCCGCACCGCGCTGGTGAACGCGATCGAGCGGCATATGGGCGATCTGGTGACGGTTTCGTCCGACGGCGGCGGGATTCATCTGACGATGCGGCTCGATGCACCGCTACGCGACCAGGATGTGAGCGCCGTGACACGCGCGCACGGTCTGCATATCGCGGCGCTCAGTGCTTTTTGTCAGCCACCGGCTCAAGACGCCGCGCACTACAACGGCTTCATGCTTGGCTATGCGGGTATCAAACCGCACGAAGCCGACGCGCTGGTGGTCCGGCTCGCCGCCGTGCTGCGCGAACTGGACCACGAACGTCGTATTGTTATGAACAAAGCAAGCTAG
- a CDS encoding Uracil-DNA glycosylase — protein MTARKQILLNTLLHDIRACTVCAPVLPHAPRPVVVASTDSRILIIGQAPGARVHASGIPWSDASGARLRNWLEVSDETFYDASKFAIVPMGFCFPGRGASGDLPPRPECAAHWHQALLAQLREVRLTLLIGQYAQRYGLGDAFGPTLTDTLLRWREFGPNVVPLPHPSPRNIAWFKRNPWFEAEVLPTLRTRVAVALQA, from the coding sequence ATGACCGCAAGGAAGCAAATTTTACTGAACACGTTGTTGCATGACATTCGCGCCTGTACGGTGTGTGCGCCTGTGTTGCCGCATGCGCCGCGGCCGGTCGTTGTGGCATCAACTGACTCGCGCATTCTGATCATCGGCCAGGCGCCCGGTGCGCGCGTGCATGCTTCAGGTATTCCATGGAGCGATGCGAGTGGTGCGCGGTTGCGCAACTGGCTCGAGGTCTCCGACGAGACCTTCTACGACGCTTCGAAATTTGCCATCGTGCCAATGGGTTTCTGCTTTCCGGGCAGAGGCGCGAGTGGCGATTTGCCGCCGAGGCCCGAATGCGCCGCGCATTGGCATCAGGCGTTGCTCGCCCAGTTGCGCGAAGTGCGGCTCACGTTGCTGATTGGCCAATACGCCCAGCGTTATGGTCTCGGCGACGCGTTCGGGCCGACGCTAACCGATACACTGCTGCGCTGGCGAGAATTCGGCCCCAACGTGGTGCCGCTTCCGCATCCCTCGCCGCGCAATATTGCCTGGTTCAAGCGTAATCCGTGGTTCGAAGCCGAGGTGTTGCCGACGCTGCGGACTCGGGTTGCCGTCGCGCTCCAGGCATGA
- a CDS encoding cytochrome b561 produces MNTQADPLTDSTGTPLPSRYTRTAMTLHWLIALLMIGNVVLGLTAESWPDDWVRPVVDTHKSIGITVLGLALLRILWRVSHRPPPLPREFPSWEKIAAHVAHFLLYFLMIALPLSGWLHDSAWKDAATHPMRLFNLFPWPRIGYVMHLDPALKETLHDRFGALHTWLGYALYALLAMHIGGALKHQWIDRKSVLKRMVP; encoded by the coding sequence ATGAACACCCAAGCCGATCCCCTGACTGATTCGACCGGTACGCCGTTGCCGTCGCGCTATACCCGCACGGCGATGACGCTGCACTGGCTGATCGCGCTGCTGATGATCGGCAATGTCGTGCTCGGCCTGACTGCCGAATCATGGCCCGATGACTGGGTGCGTCCGGTCGTCGATACCCATAAGTCGATCGGCATCACGGTGCTCGGTCTCGCGCTGCTGCGCATCTTGTGGCGCGTGTCGCACAGGCCGCCACCGTTGCCGCGCGAGTTTCCGTCGTGGGAGAAGATCGCCGCGCATGTTGCCCATTTCCTGCTGTATTTCCTGATGATTGCGCTGCCGTTGTCCGGCTGGCTGCACGATTCCGCGTGGAAAGATGCGGCCACGCATCCGATGCGCCTGTTCAACCTGTTCCCGTGGCCGCGCATCGGCTATGTGATGCATCTCGATCCGGCGCTCAAGGAGACCTTGCACGACCGCTTCGGCGCCTTGCACACGTGGCTCGGCTACGCGCTGTATGCGCTGCTGGCCATGCATATCGGCGGCGCGTTGAAGCATCAATGGATCGATCGCAAGTCGGTTCTGAAGCGCATGGTGCCGTAA